A DNA window from Brachionichthys hirsutus isolate HB-005 chromosome 10, CSIRO-AGI_Bhir_v1, whole genome shotgun sequence contains the following coding sequences:
- the LOC137900746 gene encoding uncharacterized protein, producing the protein MSNIASPPLSLSQQGSCDDASTLHHLPVSVSEHAPPSAAEKLESNSPGAIEETSAPQPSICCSRPTRPGPFNVRSASATAAPGPVNRRPGLEILRPVGAASAPSAAPGSPVKKDSETTLAAKAGPAAWEPQKPQESQGQKGVGAPEAKQPQTGSERPPAGDGRGRVAQLMKTFSTETPTDAPPRGVKPPLPTKPSHLRPTAAPTVR; encoded by the exons aTGTCTAACAtcgcgtctcctcctctctctctctcccagcagGGGAGCTGCGATGACGCGAGCACTTTGCACCATCTGCCG GTGTCAGTGAGCGAGCACGCCccaccttcagcagcagaaaag CTCGAGTCGAACTCGCCCGGCGCGATCGAGGAAACGTCAGCTCCCCAGCCCTCCATCTGCTGCAGCCGTCCCACGAGACCGGGCCCGTTCAATGTGAGATCGGCTTCTGCCACTGCAGCACCGGGTCCCGTTAACAGAAGGCCTGGCCTTGAGATTCTAAGGCCGGTTGGCGCCGCCTCCGCACCTTCGGCCGCCCCCGGAAGCCCTGTCAAAAAAGACTCTGAAACAACGTTAGCCGCCAAAGCTGGCCCGGCTGCATGGGAACCTCAGAAGCCACAGGAATCACAGGGTCAGAAAG GCGTCGGTGCGCCTGAAGCCAAACAGCCCCAAACAGGCTCAGAGAGGCCCCCCGCCGGCGACGGGCGGGGCCGCGTCGCTCAGCTGATGAAAACCTTCAGCACTGAAACCCCCACAGACGCCCCGCCGCGTGGCGtcaagccccccctccccacgaaGCCCAGCCACTTGCGTCCAACGGCCGCGCCCACTGTTAGGTAA